A genomic region of Exiguobacterium oxidotolerans JCM 12280 contains the following coding sequences:
- a CDS encoding Veg family protein gives MPKTLNEIRHVFETHVGERLTLKASGGRKKVVTRIGTLVETYPSVFVVKLDAERHNVERVSYSYADVLTDSVQIEFANS, from the coding sequence ATGCCAAAGACGTTGAACGAAATCAGACATGTTTTCGAAACACATGTTGGTGAAAGACTGACGCTAAAAGCAAGCGGCGGTCGTAAAAAGGTCGTAACCCGAATCGGAACGCTCGTTGAGACGTATCCTTCGGTGTTTGTAGTCAAGCTAGACGCAGAGCGCCACAATGTCGAGCGAGTTTCTTATAGCTACGCTGACGTGTTAACCGACTCCGTACAAATCGAATTTGCGAATTCGTAA
- the rnmV gene encoding ribonuclease M5, protein MQKRLKEVIVVEGRDDTTRLQEVFNVDTIETNGSAVNEQTLQRIEKALERRGVIVFTDPDFPGDRIRARINERVPGCKQAYLPRADAKDKRGKIGVEHASPQAIERALAAVYETEEVHVAEVTRDMILAADLIGGPSASSRRRRLGQLLAIGEPNAKQLVKRVASIRITKEEWDAALRQLEEEQD, encoded by the coding sequence ATGCAAAAACGCTTAAAAGAAGTCATCGTCGTCGAAGGACGTGACGATACGACACGACTACAGGAAGTATTCAATGTCGATACAATTGAAACGAACGGCTCTGCCGTCAATGAGCAAACGTTACAACGAATTGAAAAAGCACTCGAACGCCGAGGCGTCATCGTCTTCACGGATCCAGACTTTCCGGGTGACCGGATTCGCGCACGTATCAATGAACGTGTTCCGGGATGCAAACAAGCCTATCTGCCACGTGCGGACGCAAAAGATAAACGCGGTAAAATCGGTGTCGAGCATGCTTCGCCGCAGGCAATCGAACGTGCACTCGCAGCCGTTTATGAAACAGAAGAAGTCCATGTCGCAGAAGTGACACGGGATATGATACTTGCAGCAGACTTAATCGGTGGTCCGTCAGCATCGTCACGTAGACGTCGGCTCGGACAGTTGCTTGCGATTGGTGAACCGAATGCGAAACAACTCGTCAAACGCGTCGCTTCGATCCGGATCACAAAAGAGGAATGGGACGCTGCACTGAGACAGCTAGAGGAGGAACAAGATTGA
- the rsmA gene encoding 16S rRNA (adenine(1518)-N(6)/adenine(1519)-N(6))-dimethyltransferase RsmA: MKDIATLHRTKEILARHGFSFKKSLGQNFLIDLNVLANIVGAASLTKESGVLEIGPGIGSLTEQSAKQAKKVVALEIDQRLLPILDDSLSPYPNVKIIHGDALELDLETIVNEEFTQEGITDLAVVANLPYYVTTPIIMRILEAKAPFRTLIMMIQKEVAERIGAKPGTKAYGSLSIAIQYYAEAEVCFTVPKQVFIPAPNVDSAVIRLNIRKEPAVQTKDEKLFFEVARASFAQRRKTILNNLSSHFGKAEKEAVEAALHEAGIDPRRRGETLSLQEFAQLADALLPIKKR; this comes from the coding sequence TTGAAAGACATCGCAACACTACACCGGACAAAGGAAATCCTTGCGCGACACGGATTTTCATTTAAGAAGTCCTTAGGACAAAACTTTTTAATCGATTTGAACGTACTCGCGAACATTGTCGGCGCTGCTTCGTTAACAAAGGAGAGCGGTGTTCTTGAGATCGGACCGGGAATCGGGTCGTTGACGGAACAGTCCGCGAAACAGGCGAAAAAAGTCGTCGCCCTTGAAATCGACCAACGGCTGTTACCGATTTTAGATGATTCGCTCTCACCTTATCCGAACGTCAAAATCATCCATGGAGATGCACTTGAACTGGATCTCGAAACGATTGTCAACGAGGAGTTCACACAAGAAGGAATTACGGATCTTGCGGTCGTCGCAAACTTACCGTACTATGTCACAACACCAATCATCATGCGGATATTAGAGGCGAAAGCACCATTCCGGACACTCATCATGATGATTCAAAAGGAAGTCGCGGAACGAATCGGTGCGAAACCAGGTACAAAAGCGTATGGTTCATTATCGATTGCGATTCAATACTATGCGGAAGCGGAAGTCTGTTTCACGGTGCCGAAGCAAGTCTTTATTCCCGCTCCGAACGTCGATTCGGCTGTCATCCGCTTGAACATCCGAAAAGAGCCGGCCGTCCAAACGAAAGATGAAAAATTATTCTTCGAAGTCGCGCGTGCAAGTTTCGCCCAGCGTCGGAAGACGATTTTAAATAATTTGTCGAGCCACTTCGGAAAAGCAGAAAAAGAAGCTGTCGAAGCCGCGCTGCATGAAGCAGGTATCGACCCAAGACGTCGTGGTGAAACGCTCAGCTTGCAGGAATTTGCACAGCTTGCAGACGCACTTTTGCCGATTAAAAAACGTTGA
- the purR gene encoding pur operon repressor — MKIRRSGRLVDMTRYLLDHPHHLISLTIFAERYKSAKSSISEDLDIVSEMLEHEGTGRLVTVPGAAGGVMFIPTWSSEKALPFIDDLCERVARPDRLLPGGYLYLTDLLGNPRMVKQMGQVFASVFSQKKVDVVMTIATKGIPLAYAVAEQLGVPFVIVRSDSRVTEGSTVSINYVSGSSKAIRTMALARRSLPRGANVLLIDDFMKAGGTIRGMMSLLSEFEAKVAGVGVLIEAEGAEKKMVSEYVSLMKLADVDVDLGQIQVKRGNVDQYFTSDGNT, encoded by the coding sequence ATGAAAATTCGGAGAAGTGGTCGGTTAGTCGATATGACACGTTATCTACTCGACCATCCGCATCATCTGATCTCATTGACAATTTTCGCAGAACGCTATAAATCTGCAAAATCGTCAATCAGTGAAGATTTAGATATCGTGAGTGAAATGTTAGAGCATGAAGGAACAGGACGACTCGTCACAGTCCCTGGGGCTGCGGGCGGTGTCATGTTCATTCCGACATGGAGTAGCGAAAAAGCATTACCGTTCATCGATGATTTATGTGAACGCGTCGCACGGCCAGATCGTCTGTTGCCGGGTGGGTATTTGTATCTGACAGATTTACTTGGCAATCCACGGATGGTCAAGCAGATGGGACAAGTTTTTGCATCTGTCTTCAGTCAGAAAAAAGTTGATGTCGTCATGACGATTGCGACAAAAGGAATTCCGCTTGCTTACGCCGTCGCTGAACAACTCGGTGTACCGTTCGTGATCGTACGCTCGGATAGCCGCGTCACGGAAGGGTCGACCGTCAGCATCAATTACGTATCAGGCTCATCAAAAGCGATTCGGACGATGGCGCTTGCGCGACGAAGTCTTCCGCGCGGAGCGAACGTCTTGCTGATTGATGACTTCATGAAAGCTGGGGGAACGATTCGTGGGATGATGAGTTTACTGAGCGAGTTCGAAGCGAAAGTAGCCGGTGTCGGGGTCTTGATTGAAGCAGAAGGTGCCGAGAAAAAGATGGTCAGTGAATACGTCAGCTTAATGAAACTTGCCGACGTCGATGTCGATCTCGGACAAATTCAAGTGAAGCGTGGGAACGTCGACCAGTATTTCACAAGTGATGGGAATACCTGA
- a CDS encoding ribose-phosphate diphosphokinase → MSTVLEHEIRIFALNSNKPLAEEIAKVIGIPVSESSVKHFSDGEISMNIEESVRGDDIYIIQSTSQPVNENLMELLIMIDALKRASARTINVVMPYYGYARQDRKARSREPITAKLVANLLEVAGATRVVTMDLHAAQIQGFFDIPVDQLMGVPLLATYFEKKNIDPNELVIVSPDHGGVTRARKLAEQLKAPIAIIDKRRPKPNVAEVMNIVGQVDGKIAIIIDDIIDTAGTITLAANALIENGAKQVYACCTHPVLSGPAMERIENSAIEELVVLNTIDLTQRECASKIKQISVARLLAEAIIRVHEQKSISPLFS, encoded by the coding sequence ATGTCTACTGTCTTAGAACATGAAATTCGTATTTTCGCACTCAACTCGAACAAACCACTGGCAGAGGAAATCGCTAAGGTCATCGGAATTCCCGTTAGCGAAAGTTCAGTCAAACACTTCAGTGATGGCGAAATCTCGATGAACATCGAAGAAAGCGTTCGCGGAGATGATATCTACATCATCCAATCGACAAGTCAGCCGGTCAACGAGAACTTGATGGAGCTCCTCATCATGATTGACGCATTAAAACGTGCTTCTGCACGGACGATCAACGTCGTCATGCCGTATTATGGTTATGCCCGTCAAGACCGTAAAGCACGTTCGCGTGAACCGATCACAGCAAAACTTGTTGCGAACTTACTTGAAGTCGCAGGAGCGACACGTGTCGTCACGATGGATCTCCATGCTGCTCAAATCCAAGGTTTCTTCGATATTCCAGTAGATCAGTTAATGGGTGTTCCACTTCTTGCTACTTACTTCGAGAAGAAAAACATCGACCCAAATGAACTCGTCATCGTTTCTCCAGACCATGGCGGCGTTACACGGGCACGTAAATTAGCAGAACAATTAAAAGCACCGATCGCAATCATCGATAAGCGTCGTCCGAAACCGAACGTCGCGGAAGTCATGAACATCGTCGGTCAAGTCGATGGCAAAATCGCCATCATCATCGATGACATCATCGATACGGCAGGAACGATTACACTTGCTGCGAACGCGTTAATCGAAAATGGGGCGAAACAAGTTTATGCTTGTTGTACACACCCTGTTCTTTCTGGTCCAGCGATGGAACGGATTGAGAACTCAGCGATTGAAGAGCTCGTCGTCTTGAACACGATCGACTTGACGCAACGTGAATGCGCAAGCAAAATCAAACAAATTTCTGTCGCGCGGTTACTTGCAGAAGCAATCATCCGTGTCCATGAACAAAAATCAATCAGCCCGCTCTTTAGCTGA
- the mfd gene encoding transcription-repair coupling factor — MKQLQNLLLGIPEIKTVRERFRQGVDAQLITGLMNSGKALFVAGIYQETKKRFVIVTHNMFQAQKLYDDLIELVPEQEVMLYPVDETLAAELSYGASPELRATRIETRHRLLTTDDGILIIPLVGLRRYVPPASDFLAHTNRIKPGDILAIPDFIQELVDAGYERTATVTTPGEFSVRGSIIDIYPLTVDRPYRLDLFDEEVDSIYTFDAETQRSLGVVAEALLPPAAEHFATTENLRAAGERLRALYEATKERVQSTEVLAALEEGIAYDVELLESGERPKQLAKYAPLLYQKTLLADIIDAVLIVDEIARIEEAAEVQDAEEAEWMASLIERGQSVSDYILSVPMLKVFEQRQLLYLSLLPTRRSGVPESAAIHFNIKPIAPFHGQMERLKQEIDRYARADMWMVFLASNKERAERMRQTLSDYGVEASLHTAEEDMRRGHPSILIGGIHGGFEMTNARLVVVTEEEVFKQPTRRRKQTTKLTNAERIKSYQELKTGDYIVHIHHGIGRYHGIKTIDVAGNHKDYLHLVYAGDDSLYVPVDQIDLIQKYVGAEGKEPKIYKLGGTDWKKVKAKVQKSVDDIADELIKLYATRETAVGFAFPEDDDSMQAFEASFPYEETVDQVRSIEEIKKDMERPRPMDRLLCGDVGYGKTEVAIRAAFKAVMAGKQVALLVPTTVLAQQHYETMLERFSEWPINISVMSRFRSASELKATKKGLKEGTIDVVVGTHRVLSKDVQFADIGLLIIDEEQRFGVKHKERLKQLKTNVDVLTLTATPIPRTLHMSMIGIRDLSVLETPPENRYPVQTYVMEYDGIIMREALERELGRGGQAFFLYNRVEGIERKAEEIRALVPEARVVTAHGRMTETELESQLIAFFEGDADVLVSTTIIETGIDIPNVNTLIVNDADQMGLSQLYQLRGRVGRSSRVAYSYFTYRPQKRLTEVAESRLQAIKEFTELGSGFKIAMRDLSIRGAGNLLGSQQSGFIDSVGFDLYSQMLSEAVEERKERMKGKQRVQKFVPDFTFSLDAYIPSHYMSDSELKIEFYKRLKYVDTTESLDALEGEMLERFGEFPNEVARLIQLTRMRIFAERARIERVKQTDPKIEIVLSKQTTETIDVADFVKWTVPIGRGLGMGQEEGKLVLTLNRGKQTVQQTTEQAERLLAELDRRISMR, encoded by the coding sequence ATGAAACAACTACAAAATCTGTTGCTCGGAATACCAGAAATAAAAACGGTCCGTGAGCGCTTTCGACAAGGGGTCGATGCCCAACTCATCACAGGCTTGATGAATAGTGGGAAAGCATTGTTCGTCGCAGGCATTTATCAAGAAACCAAAAAACGGTTCGTCATCGTCACCCACAATATGTTTCAAGCACAAAAACTGTATGATGATTTGATTGAACTAGTGCCTGAACAGGAAGTGATGCTCTACCCGGTCGACGAGACATTAGCTGCTGAATTATCGTACGGGGCGAGCCCGGAATTACGGGCGACCCGGATTGAAACGCGGCACCGGCTCCTGACGACCGATGATGGTATCTTAATCATCCCGCTCGTCGGTCTCAGACGGTATGTCCCACCTGCAAGTGATTTCTTAGCACATACGAACCGGATTAAGCCGGGCGATATCTTGGCGATTCCGGACTTCATTCAAGAATTAGTCGATGCCGGATATGAGCGAACGGCGACCGTGACGACACCGGGAGAATTTTCAGTCCGCGGGAGTATCATCGATATTTATCCGTTGACGGTCGACCGTCCCTATCGATTGGATTTATTTGATGAAGAAGTCGACTCGATTTATACATTCGATGCAGAAACGCAACGGTCGCTCGGTGTGGTCGCAGAAGCGTTGCTTCCACCGGCAGCTGAGCACTTTGCGACGACGGAAAACCTCCGTGCCGCGGGTGAACGGTTGCGTGCACTCTATGAAGCGACGAAAGAACGTGTCCAAAGTACAGAAGTCCTTGCAGCACTTGAAGAAGGAATCGCCTATGATGTCGAATTGCTTGAAAGTGGGGAGCGACCGAAACAACTCGCGAAATACGCGCCGTTACTGTATCAGAAGACATTACTGGCTGATATCATAGATGCCGTCTTGATCGTCGATGAAATCGCACGGATCGAAGAAGCGGCGGAAGTTCAGGATGCGGAAGAAGCGGAATGGATGGCTTCGTTGATTGAACGGGGGCAAAGCGTTAGTGATTACATTCTCTCGGTTCCGATGCTCAAAGTGTTCGAACAACGTCAGCTACTCTATTTGTCACTCCTTCCGACACGCAGAAGCGGCGTCCCCGAGAGTGCAGCGATTCACTTCAACATCAAACCGATTGCTCCGTTTCACGGCCAAATGGAACGTCTGAAACAAGAAATCGATCGCTATGCCCGGGCAGACATGTGGATGGTCTTCCTTGCGAGTAACAAGGAGCGGGCGGAGCGGATGCGGCAGACACTTTCTGACTACGGTGTCGAGGCGTCCTTGCATACGGCAGAAGAAGATATGCGTCGCGGACATCCATCGATTTTAATCGGTGGCATTCATGGTGGGTTCGAGATGACGAATGCACGACTCGTCGTCGTGACGGAGGAAGAAGTCTTTAAGCAACCGACCCGTCGCCGGAAACAGACGACGAAATTGACGAACGCGGAACGGATCAAAAGTTACCAAGAGTTGAAGACGGGTGATTATATCGTCCATATCCACCATGGGATTGGTCGTTATCACGGCATCAAAACGATTGATGTCGCAGGGAACCATAAAGATTACTTGCACCTCGTCTATGCCGGTGACGACTCCTTGTATGTTCCGGTCGACCAAATCGACTTGATTCAAAAATACGTCGGGGCAGAAGGAAAAGAACCGAAAATCTATAAACTCGGCGGAACGGACTGGAAGAAAGTCAAAGCGAAAGTCCAAAAATCAGTCGATGATATCGCAGATGAACTAATCAAATTGTATGCGACGCGAGAAACGGCAGTTGGATTTGCTTTCCCGGAAGATGACGATAGCATGCAGGCATTCGAAGCTTCATTCCCGTACGAGGAAACGGTCGATCAAGTCCGGTCGATTGAAGAGATTAAGAAAGATATGGAACGGCCGCGTCCGATGGATCGGCTGTTATGTGGAGATGTCGGCTACGGGAAGACGGAAGTCGCGATTCGGGCGGCATTTAAAGCCGTCATGGCAGGAAAACAAGTCGCTCTCCTTGTGCCGACGACTGTTCTTGCGCAACAACACTATGAAACGATGCTCGAGCGATTCAGCGAATGGCCAATCAATATTTCAGTCATGAGTCGGTTCCGATCGGCGTCAGAACTGAAAGCAACAAAAAAAGGCTTGAAAGAAGGAACGATCGACGTCGTCGTCGGAACACACCGTGTCTTATCAAAAGATGTTCAGTTCGCTGACATTGGTCTGTTGATCATCGATGAAGAACAACGCTTCGGTGTTAAACATAAAGAACGATTGAAACAACTCAAAACGAATGTCGATGTCTTGACGTTGACGGCGACGCCGATTCCGCGGACGTTACACATGTCGATGATCGGAATTCGTGATTTGTCAGTCCTTGAGACACCACCTGAAAACCGCTATCCTGTCCAAACGTACGTGATGGAATACGACGGAATCATCATGCGTGAAGCACTTGAACGTGAACTTGGTCGAGGGGGACAAGCCTTCTTCCTCTACAATCGCGTTGAAGGAATTGAACGGAAGGCGGAGGAAATCCGGGCGCTCGTTCCAGAGGCACGTGTCGTCACGGCACATGGTCGGATGACAGAGACGGAGCTCGAAAGTCAATTGATTGCCTTCTTCGAGGGGGATGCCGATGTTCTTGTCAGTACGACAATCATTGAAACGGGAATCGATATCCCGAACGTCAATACATTGATCGTCAATGATGCCGATCAAATGGGTCTATCACAGCTCTACCAACTGCGTGGTCGTGTCGGACGTTCAAGTCGTGTCGCGTATTCCTACTTTACGTACCGTCCGCAAAAAAGGTTGACCGAAGTCGCCGAGAGTCGTCTTCAGGCGATCAAGGAATTTACGGAGCTTGGAAGTGGCTTCAAGATTGCCATGCGTGACTTGTCGATTCGCGGTGCAGGCAATCTGCTCGGCTCGCAACAATCCGGTTTTATCGATTCAGTCGGGTTCGATTTGTATTCACAAATGCTATCGGAAGCCGTCGAAGAACGGAAGGAACGGATGAAAGGGAAACAACGTGTCCAAAAATTCGTACCAGACTTTACATTCAGCCTCGATGCGTATATTCCGAGTCATTACATGTCGGATTCTGAACTAAAAATTGAGTTCTATAAACGCTTGAAGTATGTTGATACGACAGAAAGTCTTGATGCACTCGAAGGAGAGATGCTGGAGCGCTTCGGTGAATTCCCGAATGAAGTCGCACGATTGATTCAGTTGACGCGGATGCGGATTTTTGCTGAACGGGCACGCATCGAACGAGTCAAACAGACCGATCCGAAAATTGAAATCGTCTTGTCAAAACAAACAACAGAGACGATTGATGTCGCTGATTTCGTCAAATGGACGGTACCGATTGGTCGTGGACTCGGCATGGGACAAGAAGAAGGCAAGCTTGTCTTGACGTTGAACCGTGGCAAACAAACCGTTCAACAAACGACGGAACAAGCAGAGCGGTTGCTCGCTGAACTTGACCGTCGGATCTCGATGCGATGA
- the pth gene encoding aminoacyl-tRNA hydrolase, translating into MKCIVGLGNPGAKYTNTRHNIGFLAIDALAEEHGIKLSESKFKAVFGTGMINGERVVLVKPLTYMNLSGEAVRPLLDFYKIAVEDVLVIYDDLDLPLEKMRLRSKGSAGGHNGVKSLIQHLGTQEIKRLKLGVGRPPAPIQVIDWVLMPFAKAEQPVLREVLADAVKIATDFTDTPFLALMNRYN; encoded by the coding sequence ATGAAATGTATCGTCGGTCTAGGAAACCCTGGAGCTAAATATACGAACACACGTCACAACATCGGTTTCCTCGCGATTGACGCGTTGGCGGAGGAACACGGAATAAAATTATCCGAGTCGAAGTTTAAAGCAGTCTTCGGAACGGGAATGATAAATGGGGAACGTGTTGTGCTCGTCAAACCATTGACTTACATGAATCTATCCGGGGAAGCAGTTCGTCCGCTTCTGGATTTTTATAAAATCGCGGTTGAAGACGTCCTCGTCATCTATGATGATCTCGATCTGCCGCTTGAAAAGATGCGTCTTCGCTCAAAAGGAAGCGCCGGTGGGCATAATGGTGTCAAGTCGCTTATTCAGCATTTAGGCACACAAGAAATTAAACGCTTAAAACTCGGTGTCGGTCGTCCGCCTGCTCCGATTCAAGTCATCGATTGGGTCTTGATGCCGTTCGCAAAAGCAGAACAACCTGTCTTGCGGGAAGTGTTGGCGGACGCTGTGAAAATCGCGACAGACTTTACCGATACACCATTTTTGGCGTTGATGAATCGCTATAACTGA
- the glmU gene encoding bifunctional UDP-N-acetylglucosamine diphosphorylase/glucosamine-1-phosphate N-acetyltransferase GlmU, with protein sequence MNHFAVILAAGKGTRMKSKLYKVLHPVAGKPMVQHVVDQLATLGVKRQVVIVGHGAESVKEVLGTSVEYALQSEQLGTGHAVQMAEPVLGNEKGSTLVVCGDTPLLTSETLAALLDHHAETGAKVTVLTAHADDATGYGRIIRGEEGHVSKIVEHKDATEQELAIKEINTGTYVFDNELLFAALKQVKNDNVQGEYYLPDVIEIAKADGETIAAYAAPTFEETIGVNDRVALAQAETSMRKRTNEYWMRQGVTFIDPASTYIGPDVTIGSDTTLYPGTQLLGKTVIGSECIIGPNSDIRNSEVADAAVVRQSVVTDSRIGQAAQVGPFAHLRQQAVLGANTRVGNFVEVKKSTFGEGSKSAHLSYVGDATIGKNVNLGCGSITVNYDGTNKFETVIEDDAFIGCNVNLIAPVTVGKNALVAAGSTVTDDVPENGLAIARERQTTKPDYR encoded by the coding sequence ATGAATCATTTCGCGGTAATTCTAGCAGCTGGTAAAGGAACACGCATGAAATCAAAACTCTACAAAGTACTCCACCCAGTAGCTGGGAAACCTATGGTACAACACGTCGTGGACCAACTCGCGACACTTGGCGTCAAACGCCAAGTCGTAATCGTTGGGCATGGTGCGGAGTCTGTAAAAGAAGTGCTTGGCACATCGGTGGAATATGCGCTTCAAAGTGAGCAGCTTGGCACAGGTCATGCTGTTCAAATGGCAGAACCGGTACTTGGAAACGAAAAAGGATCGACGCTTGTCGTCTGTGGGGATACACCACTCTTAACGAGTGAGACGTTAGCTGCGTTACTCGACCACCATGCAGAAACGGGTGCAAAAGTGACCGTCTTGACGGCTCATGCGGATGATGCGACTGGATATGGTCGGATTATTCGTGGTGAAGAGGGACATGTTTCAAAAATCGTTGAACATAAAGATGCGACAGAACAAGAACTCGCGATTAAAGAAATCAACACAGGGACGTACGTGTTTGATAATGAGTTGTTGTTCGCTGCGTTAAAACAAGTCAAAAACGATAATGTCCAAGGCGAGTATTACTTGCCGGATGTCATCGAAATCGCAAAAGCAGACGGTGAAACGATCGCTGCCTATGCGGCGCCGACGTTTGAAGAAACAATCGGTGTCAATGACCGGGTTGCACTCGCACAAGCAGAGACGTCGATGCGAAAGCGGACGAACGAATATTGGATGCGTCAAGGTGTCACATTCATCGACCCGGCATCGACCTATATCGGACCAGATGTTACGATTGGTTCGGATACGACGCTCTACCCGGGGACACAGTTGCTCGGGAAGACGGTCATCGGGTCTGAATGTATCATCGGACCGAACAGTGACATCCGTAACAGTGAAGTGGCAGATGCTGCCGTCGTCCGTCAGTCGGTCGTAACCGATAGCCGGATCGGACAAGCAGCACAAGTCGGTCCATTCGCGCACTTGCGTCAGCAAGCGGTGCTCGGAGCGAACACGCGTGTCGGTAACTTCGTTGAAGTCAAAAAATCGACGTTCGGTGAAGGAAGCAAATCGGCACACTTGAGTTACGTCGGAGACGCAACGATTGGTAAAAACGTCAACTTAGGATGTGGATCAATCACCGTCAACTATGATGGAACAAACAAGTTCGAAACGGTCATCGAGGATGATGCGTTCATCGGTTGTAACGTCAACTTGATTGCCCCGGTCACAGTCGGTAAAAATGCACTCGTCGCAGCAGGTTCGACAGTGACAGATGATGTTCCGGAAAACGGTCTTGCGATCGCCCGTGAGCGTCAAACGACAAAACCTGATTATCGTTAA
- the ispE gene encoding 4-(cytidine 5'-diphospho)-2-C-methyl-D-erythritol kinase, with the protein MTIIVKAPAKINLVLDATAKRTDGYHDVHMVMTTVDLADRLELTELPSGEIRMNAQHAYVPNDERNLAYKAAAVLKKKFNIQAGVEIYLEKQIPVAAGLAGGSSDAAATLRGLNDLWQLGLTLEQLAEIGAEVGSDVPFCVMGGTAIATGRGEKLEKLIAPPPCWVVLAKPTIGVSTADVYGALDLTTAKRPDVEAMITAVKEQDFTAICQSLGNVLESVTLPMHPEVEQIKDFMTSCGAEGVLMSGSGPTVFALTEHENRAQRLYNGLRGFCNEVYVVRLLGENH; encoded by the coding sequence ATGACGATTATTGTAAAGGCACCAGCGAAAATCAATTTAGTGTTGGATGCAACGGCGAAGCGGACAGATGGTTACCATGATGTACATATGGTGATGACGACAGTAGACTTAGCGGATCGCTTAGAGTTGACGGAACTTCCGTCAGGGGAGATTCGGATGAATGCGCAGCACGCCTATGTCCCGAACGACGAGCGGAACTTGGCTTACAAAGCGGCAGCCGTCTTAAAGAAAAAATTTAACATCCAGGCTGGAGTAGAGATTTATCTTGAGAAACAAATTCCGGTCGCAGCGGGTCTTGCCGGCGGATCGAGTGACGCTGCCGCGACATTACGCGGTTTAAATGATTTATGGCAGCTCGGATTGACGCTCGAACAACTCGCAGAAATCGGTGCAGAAGTCGGTTCGGATGTCCCGTTTTGTGTCATGGGCGGGACGGCGATCGCGACAGGACGTGGTGAAAAGCTTGAAAAATTGATTGCTCCGCCTCCGTGCTGGGTCGTGCTTGCGAAACCAACGATCGGTGTGTCGACGGCAGACGTTTATGGCGCACTCGATTTGACGACGGCCAAACGACCGGATGTCGAAGCGATGATTACAGCTGTTAAAGAGCAGGATTTTACGGCGATTTGTCAATCACTTGGTAATGTTCTTGAGTCGGTCACGTTACCGATGCACCCGGAAGTCGAGCAAATCAAGGATTTCATGACGAGTTGCGGGGCGGAAGGTGTCTTGATGAGCGGGAGTGGTCCAACGGTTTTCGCGTTGACGGAACATGAGAACCGAGCCCAACGTCTCTATAATGGCTTAAGAGGTTTTTGTAACGAAGTCTACGTCGTTCGTCTTTTAGGCGAAAACCATTGA
- the spoVG gene encoding septation regulator SpoVG, whose protein sequence is MNVTDVKIRRVVAEGRMKALASITLDHEFVVHDLRVIEGNSGLFVAMPSKRTQEGIFRDVAHPINALMRKKVEDSVLEAYVLREENEEVNDLEMTPVELTDRP, encoded by the coding sequence ATGAACGTTACGGACGTTAAAATTCGTCGCGTCGTGGCAGAGGGGCGCATGAAAGCACTCGCCTCGATTACGCTCGATCACGAATTCGTAGTACACGATTTACGTGTGATTGAAGGGAACAGTGGTCTCTTCGTCGCGATGCCAAGCAAACGGACGCAAGAAGGCATCTTTCGTGATGTCGCTCATCCAATCAATGCATTAATGCGAAAAAAGGTCGAAGATTCAGTACTAGAAGCATATGTGTTGCGTGAAGAAAATGAAGAAGTGAATGATCTAGAGATGACGCCAGTCGAATTAACGGATCGTCCTTAA